From the Variovorax paradoxus genome, the window ACCTTTCGCCCGAGCGATTGGGCCGAGCGTCTGGCCGGTGTCATGAGTTCGTTTCGCCCTGGCGGCGCGTTTCCAGGCAGCTACCTGAGCTATTCGCCATGGTGCGTGCCCACGTCGATCAACGGCGTTAAGTGCGTGATCGTGAACCGCGAACTGCGCAACGCGGAACCCATGGCCTGGGACTTCTGCGTGAACTTCGCCAAGGACAACGACCTGCAGGTCTCGGACGTGTCGCCGGTGCCGCCCGCTCCGGCCACGCCGAAGGCTGCGCAGACGCCTGTGGCGGCCGCCGTGCGGTCCGACCCTGTTGCCCCGGTCATTCCCGTCGATCTTCCGAAAACCGATCGCCCATGAAAAAACCGCCCGAAGGCGGTTTTTCACTTTTGCTGCAGCGCACCCCGATCAAACGGCGGACCGGAGGATTCCGGTCCGGGCTTGCCTGACAGGTGTCAGGCGGCTGCCTTTTCAGGCGCGAGGGCGAGGGCCTTGACCTTGGCCGACAGGCGGCTCTTGTCGCGGGCTGCCTTGTTCTTGTGGAAGATGCCCTTGTCGGCGACGGTGTCGACGATGCTCTGGGCCTTCGCGAACAGTTCGCTTGCCTTGGTCTTGTCGCCAGCGAGAACAGCCTTTTCGACGTTCTTCACAGCGGTACGGTATTTGGAGCGCAGCGAGGTGTTCGCAGCGTTGAGCTTGGTGTCCTGGCGGACGCGCTTACGGCCGGAGGCGAGGCGCGGGTTCTTCTTCTTGGGCTTGGCGGATGCCATGATTTGTGTCCTTAGTGTGTCTGAGGATGATGCAGCAAAGCCCTCGATTATAGGCCGGGTTGGCGATTGCGCCCAATCCAGCGCCCGAGGAGCCCTTTCCGGCGCCTGCCGGGCCCTACACTCGGCCCCCGTGTCCCTGCTCAAATCCGCCTCCACAGTCTCCCTGCTGACCCTCGCTTCGCGGATCACGGGCCTCGTGCGCGACGTGCTGTTCGCCTCGGTTTTCGGCGTGAGCGCGCTGACCGACGCCTTCAACGTCGCCTTCCGCATTCCCAACCTGTTTCGCCGCGTGTTCGGCGAGGGTGCCTTCAGCCAGGCCTTCGTGCCGGTGCTGGCAGCGCGCAAGACCGAGGCCGGCGAAGAGGGCGCCCGCCAGCTGATCGACCATGTCGCCACGCTGCTTACCTGGACGCTGGTGATCGTCTGCGTGGCCGGCGTGGTGGGCGCGCCGCTCATGGTCTGGGCCATGGCCAGCGGACTGGCCGGCTTCGACGCCGCGGTGGTCATGACGCGATGGATGTTCCCGTACATCGGATTCATGTCGCTGGTGGCCCTGGCGGGCGGCATCCTCAATACCTGGCGCAAGTTCGCGGTGCCGGCCGCCTCGCCGGTGCTGCTCAACATCGCGCTGATCCTGTCGATCTCGGTCGGCGCACCGCTGTTCCGGCGCTGGGGCATCGAGCCGATCTATGCCCAGTGCGTGGGCGTGCTGGTCGGCGGTGTGCTCCAGCTGGCGCTGCAGGTCCCGGCGCTGCGCAAGCTCGGCCTGATGCCGCGCATCGGCGCCAGCTTCAAGGCGCTGCGCACTGCATGGAGCGACCCGACCACGCGCAAGGTGCTCAGGCTGATGCTGCCCGCGCTGCTGGGCGTGAGCGTGGCGCAGATCTCGCTGCTCATCAACACGCAGATCGCCTCGCATCTTGCGGTGGGCAGCGTGACCTGGGTCACCAATGCCGACCGCCTGATGGAATTTCCCACCGCCATGCTCGGCGTGGCCCTCGGCGTGGTGCTGATGCCGCAACTGGCCAGCGCCCGCGCCGCCAAGGACGACGCGCGCTATTCGTCGCTGCTCGACTGGGGCCTGCGCCTCGTGGTGCTGCTGTCGGCGCCGTGCGCCGTCGCGTTGCTGCTGTTCGCCAAGCCGCTGGTGGCGGTGCTCTTCCACAACGGCGCCTACACCGGCGAGGACGTGGGCCGCACCACGCTGGCGTTGATGGGCTATGGCGTGGGGCTCGTCGGCATCGTGGCGGTGAAGGTGCTCGCGCCCGGCTACTACGCCAAGCACGACACGCGCACCCCCATGCTGATCGCGGTGGGCGTGCTGGTGCTCACGCAGGTGCTCAACGTGTTCCTCGTGCCCGTGCTGCAGCATGCGGCGCTGACGCTGACCATCGCGATCGGCGCGCTGGTCAATTCCGCGTGGCTTCTGGCAGGCCTCATGCGCCGTGGCAGCTACAAGCCAGAACCGGGCTGGGGCAAGTTCGCGCTGCAGGTGCTGGCCGGCACGCTTGTGCTGGCGGGCCTGCTGGTGTGGGGCTCGCAGCACTTCGACTGGATCGGCCTGCGCGACCACCGGCTGGGGCGCATCGGGCTGCTGGCCGCGCTCATCGCCGGCTCGGCGCTGCTCTACTTCGCCGTGCTGCTTGCCGTGGGCGTGCGGCTGCGCAGCTTCATCCGCCGCTGAAGCCTGGCGCCGCGTCCTTGACGCTCCGCACGGGCTCCTCTACAAAGACACATGACGTTCAGCTTTCAGCTTCCCACCGCGCTGGAGTACTTCGAATCGCTGGTCCGCAGCGACGATCACTTTCCGTTGCTCGAAGCCGCCGCCAGCCTCGCGCAGGACGAATACCCCGAACTCGACGTGCAGCAGGTGCTCGGCGACGTCGACCAGCTGCTGGCGCGCCTGAAGCGCCGCCTGCCCGCCGATGCCGCGCCGCTCGCCCGCCTGCGTGCGCTGAACCAGTTCTTCTTCAGCGACCTCAGCTTCGGCGGCAACGTCAATGACTACTACGACCCCGACAACAGCTACCTGAATGCTGTTCTGCGAACCCGCCGCGGCATCCCGATCTCGCTGGCCGTCCTGTGGATGGAGCTGGCGCAGGGCCTGGGCCTG encodes:
- a CDS encoding DUF3579 domain-containing protein, giving the protein MISPTAKEIFIQGITKDGRTFRPSDWAERLAGVMSSFRPGGAFPGSYLSYSPWCVPTSINGVKCVIVNRELRNAEPMAWDFCVNFAKDNDLQVSDVSPVPPAPATPKAAQTPVAAAVRSDPVAPVIPVDLPKTDRP
- the rpsT gene encoding 30S ribosomal protein S20 → MASAKPKKKNPRLASGRKRVRQDTKLNAANTSLRSKYRTAVKNVEKAVLAGDKTKASELFAKAQSIVDTVADKGIFHKNKAARDKSRLSAKVKALALAPEKAAA
- the murJ gene encoding murein biosynthesis integral membrane protein MurJ; the protein is MSLLKSASTVSLLTLASRITGLVRDVLFASVFGVSALTDAFNVAFRIPNLFRRVFGEGAFSQAFVPVLAARKTEAGEEGARQLIDHVATLLTWTLVIVCVAGVVGAPLMVWAMASGLAGFDAAVVMTRWMFPYIGFMSLVALAGGILNTWRKFAVPAASPVLLNIALILSISVGAPLFRRWGIEPIYAQCVGVLVGGVLQLALQVPALRKLGLMPRIGASFKALRTAWSDPTTRKVLRLMLPALLGVSVAQISLLINTQIASHLAVGSVTWVTNADRLMEFPTAMLGVALGVVLMPQLASARAAKDDARYSSLLDWGLRLVVLLSAPCAVALLLFAKPLVAVLFHNGAYTGEDVGRTTLALMGYGVGLVGIVAVKVLAPGYYAKHDTRTPMLIAVGVLVLTQVLNVFLVPVLQHAALTLTIAIGALVNSAWLLAGLMRRGSYKPEPGWGKFALQVLAGTLVLAGLLVWGSQHFDWIGLRDHRLGRIGLLAALIAGSALLYFAVLLAVGVRLRSFIRR